GCGATCACAGCGGTGACTATCCGAAGAATCCGTGATCTCCACCGGGGGGCGTGCCGCGCGTTCGATCGTGAATTGCCCGCCATGGGTCGAAGATATCGCCGCAAGAGAATCGGGTCAAGTGGAGGTCGCGAGAGGACGTCCCGCTACGCGTTCCCGATGAGCAGGACAGCGAAGAGCACGATCCACGCGGCGTCGAGGAAATGCCAGTACAGCGCGCAGGATTCGATCCCACCGGGCTCGGAGGCGGAGGACGGGCCGCGATAAGCTCTCGCCGCGACGATCGCGAGGGCGATGAGTCCTCCAAGCACGTGAGCTGCGTGCAATCCGGTCAACATATAAAACGTAAAGCCGAAAAGAGCGCTCGGCGCGGTCTTTTCGATGGGACCGAGCGCGTTCCAGTTTCGGACTTGGATCACGAGGAAGAGGATGCCGAGGGCGAAGGCGACAACGAGCGCGCGCCGCGCCGCGGTCTTCTTGCCCGCCCGGGTGCTCGTCTTCGCGAAGTGTACCGCTCCCCCTGCGAGAAGGAGGACGAGCGTGGCAAGCCAAAGACCCGCCGGAAGAGAAGGGGCGCCGGCGGGAGGCCACTCCGGTGCGCGGAGCCTCACGACGAGATAGCCGGCGATGCTCGCCGCGAAGAGAACCGAGAGCGAGAGGAGAAAGAGGAACATTCCGAGACGCCGGTCGCTCCCCGCCCGGGCGCCCGCCCCGCCCGCGCCGATCGTTTCGGAAGGGGGGTGGTTCACGGCCGCACCGCGGGAGCGTAGCCCGGAATCAGCTCGTGCTGGTAGTGCGCGGTGTCGAGAAGTGCGAGCCCAACGAAGAGAACGACGAAGAGGAGCGATCCGACAAGCGCGATCGCGTGAAAGGGCTGATCGTAGCGGAGGTGCATGAAGTAGAGGCCGACGAGAGTCGCCTTCACGAACGCGATGCCGAGCGCGATCCAGAGGTTGAGCGATCCGAGTTCGACGCGGACCGCCCCGACGGTCGCGAGGCTGAGAAGAACGAGCGCGAACCAGACGGCAAGGAGGACGCGGAGCGGAACGATGTGCCCCAATGATTCCGCCTCCCGGCTTTCGTGCTCTCTCTCGCTTCGGATTTCGCTCATTGTGCTTCTCCTGCACGTCTTCCGTTCGCTCTCTAGTGAATCAAGTAGAGAAGCGGGAAGAGAAAGATCCAAATCAGGTCGACGAGGTGCCAATACAATCCCGCCCGATCGACCGGCTCGAAGTTCGAAGGACCGTACGCGCCGCCGCGCGCCCGAACGAACACCCACCCGATCACCAAGAGCCCCGCGATCACGTGAAGACCGTGGAGGCCGGTCATCGCGAAGTAGACGCCGAAGAAGAGATGGACGTTGCGCGGCTCCTTCGCGCTCGCGTGCGCCGCGCGTTCCTCGTCGGTGGAGGAGGCGAGCCCGGGCGGACCGATCGCCGCCGGCGGGATGTTCGTCCGATCCCCGGGCGGCGTCTCCCGGGGGATCTCCGGCGCGGAAGAATGTTCCTGCGCCGTCTCCGGGTGATGCGGCCGGTACTGCTCTCCCCACAGGAGCCCGTGCTTCCACTTGTGCTCGTACTCGACGATCTTCACGCCGAGGAACGCGCCTCCGCCGAGAAGAGTGAGCGCGAGAAGAAGCGTAAGGAGACGCCTGTTGCCGAGCTGTGCGGAGCGGACCGCCCAAGCCATCGTGAGGCTGCTCGTGATGAGGATGAGCGTGTTGAGCGCGCCGAGCCGGGCATCGAGAAAGCGATGCGCGTAAACGAAAACCTCGGGATGGTTCCCTCGATAGACCGCGTAGGCCGCGAAGAGACCGCCGAAGAGAAGAACCTCCGTGGCGAGGAAGATCCACATTCCCAGCTTGCCGGACTCGTAGGCCTGGCGCGGCGTCGCGAAATGATGCGGGATCTCGCGCGCGGCGCTCTGTTCGGACCGTCTCAACTCATGCCCCCTCGCGCGCGGTTCTCGGCACATAGCCCCCGATCGACTCGTCGTAGACAAGATGCTCGAGATCGTACGGGTCGCCCGCCTCGGGGGGTTCGGCAAAGTTGTCGTGGGGAGGCGGGGACGCGCACATCCACTCAAGCGTCGCGCTCCCCCACGGATTCGCCGGAGCCTTCCGCCCGCGGAAGAGGGAGTGAATCAGGTTCCCCGCGAGCACGACGAAGGCGACCGCGAGCACGTACGCGCCGATCGTCGAGAGGACGTGGTAAGGCTGGAAGCGGTCCAGGTAGTTGTAGTACCTGCGCGGCATGCCTTGGCTCCCCATGACGAACTGGGAGAAGAACGTCAGGTTGAACCCGACGAAGACGAGGAACGCCGCGAGCCTCCCCGCCTTTTCGCTGTACATTCTCCCGAACATCTTCGGCCACCAATAGTGCATCGCCCCGAGGAACGCGATCAGAACGCCCCCCATCATCGTGTAGTGGAAGTGGGCGACGACGAAATAGGTGTCGTGGAGATGCACGTCGGTCGCGAGAGCCCCGAGGAAGAGGCCCGTGAGACCGCCGATTCCGAAAAGGAGCAAAAAGCTCAGCGCATAAAGCATCGGGGTGTCGAGCCGGATCGATCCCTTGTACATCGTCGCGAGCCAGTTGAACACCTTGATCGCCGAGGGGATCGCCACGCTGAAGGTGAGCGCGCTGAAGATCATGTTGCCGAGATCGGATTGTCCGCTCGTGAACATGTGGTGTCCCCAGACGAGAAAGCTCAGGACCGCGATCGCGACGCTCGAGTAGGCGATCGCCTTGTAGCCGAAGATGTGCTTGCGGCTGAAGACGGAGATCAGCTCGCTCATCACCCCCATCGCCGGGAGAATCATGATGTAGACGGCGGGGTGCGAGTAGAACCAGAAGAAGTGCTGATAGAGGACGGGATCGCCGCCGAGCGCCGGGTCGAAGATCCCGATGCCGAGAAGACGCTCGACGATGAGAAGAAGAAGCGTGATCCCGAGAACGGGCGTGGCGAGGACTTGGATGATCGCCGTCGAGTAGAGCGCCCACAGAAAGAGAGGAAGACGATTCCACGACATTCCGGGGGGGCGCATGCGGTGGATCGTCACGATGAAGTTGATGCCGGTGAAGATCGAGCTGAAGCCGAGAATGAACGCGCCGAGCG
This window of the Candidatus Eisenbacteria bacterium genome carries:
- the ctaD gene encoding cytochrome c oxidase subunit I, translating into MNGSTAVADNYLSHGRGFRSWFFTLDHKRIGVMYLASIFFFLILGGFFAMLIRTELLTPGRTIMDADTYNQVFTLHGAVMIFLFIIPGIPAAFGNFVLPVMLGAKDVAFPRLNLLSYHLYVVGAIFSVVSILLGAVDTGWTFYTPYSTTTHTSVVSMTLGAFILGFSSIFTGINFIVTIHRMRPPGMSWNRLPLFLWALYSTAIIQVLATPVLGITLLLLIVERLLGIGIFDPALGGDPVLYQHFFWFYSHPAVYIMILPAMGVMSELISVFSRKHIFGYKAIAYSSVAIAVLSFLVWGHHMFTSGQSDLGNMIFSALTFSVAIPSAIKVFNWLATMYKGSIRLDTPMLYALSFLLLFGIGGLTGLFLGALATDVHLHDTYFVVAHFHYTMMGGVLIAFLGAMHYWWPKMFGRMYSEKAGRLAAFLVFVGFNLTFFSQFVMGSQGMPRRYYNYLDRFQPYHVLSTIGAYVLAVAFVVLAGNLIHSLFRGRKAPANPWGSATLEWMCASPPPHDNFAEPPEAGDPYDLEHLVYDESIGGYVPRTAREGA
- a CDS encoding heme-copper oxidase subunit III; this encodes MNHPPSETIGAGGAGARAGSDRRLGMFLFLLSLSVLFAASIAGYLVVRLRAPEWPPAGAPSLPAGLWLATLVLLLAGGAVHFAKTSTRAGKKTAARRALVVAFALGILFLVIQVRNWNALGPIEKTAPSALFGFTFYMLTGLHAAHVLGGLIALAIVAARAYRGPSSASEPGGIESCALYWHFLDAAWIVLFAVLLIGNA
- a CDS encoding cytochrome C oxidase subunit IV family protein, with product MSEIRSEREHESREAESLGHIVPLRVLLAVWFALVLLSLATVGAVRVELGSLNLWIALGIAFVKATLVGLYFMHLRYDQPFHAIALVGSLLFVVLFVGLALLDTAHYQHELIPGYAPAVRP
- a CDS encoding cytochrome c oxidase subunit 3 family protein, producing MRRSEQSAAREIPHHFATPRQAYESGKLGMWIFLATEVLLFGGLFAAYAVYRGNHPEVFVYAHRFLDARLGALNTLILITSSLTMAWAVRSAQLGNRRLLTLLLALTLLGGGAFLGVKIVEYEHKWKHGLLWGEQYRPHHPETAQEHSSAPEIPRETPPGDRTNIPPAAIGPPGLASSTDEERAAHASAKEPRNVHLFFGVYFAMTGLHGLHVIAGLLVIGWVFVRARGGAYGPSNFEPVDRAGLYWHLVDLIWIFLFPLLYLIH